One Niabella beijingensis DNA window includes the following coding sequences:
- a CDS encoding class I SAM-dependent methyltransferase, translating to MNFTESLITKVSYLKNPFKRGTINYAKTFKNQIGIEIGGPSSSFGLKSFFPVYLYAKRIDGVNFSSNTIWEGQIKEGQTYKYEQNKPAAHQYIDEAAELSSVPNESYDFLLSCHSLEHVANPIKAVKRWNEVLKTKGRLCLVLPDKRYTFDHNRPYTTFEHLLADFGQRITERDDTHFEEVIRLHDLSMDQAQSKEELIDRIQNNYINRCMHHHVFSFESVTQMLEYCGFKTVLNKEFKPFHLFILAEKTS from the coding sequence ATGAATTTCACAGAATCGCTCATCACCAAGGTCTCCTATCTAAAAAACCCCTTCAAAAGGGGAACAATTAACTATGCAAAAACCTTTAAAAATCAAATTGGTATAGAAATAGGCGGACCAAGCAGTTCCTTTGGATTAAAATCATTCTTTCCGGTTTACTTATATGCAAAGCGGATTGACGGAGTGAACTTTAGCAGCAATACGATTTGGGAGGGTCAAATAAAAGAGGGCCAAACCTATAAATATGAGCAAAACAAACCAGCCGCCCATCAATACATTGATGAAGCTGCGGAACTATCTTCCGTCCCTAATGAATCCTATGATTTTTTACTTTCCTGTCACAGCTTGGAACATGTAGCCAATCCTATTAAGGCAGTTAAAAGATGGAATGAGGTGTTAAAAACGAAAGGCCGGCTATGTCTGGTATTGCCCGACAAGCGATATACGTTTGATCATAACCGCCCCTATACAACTTTTGAACATCTGCTTGCGGATTTCGGGCAAAGGATAACGGAACGAGATGACACGCACTTTGAAGAAGTGATTCGGCTACATGATCTATCAATGGATCAGGCGCAATCAAAAGAAGAACTAATCGACCGTATCCAGAACAATTATATTAATCGCTGTATGCATCATCACGTTTTTTCCTTTGAATCGGTAACCCAAATGCTTGAATATTGCGGTTTTAAAACGGTTCTTAATAAGGAATTTAAACCATTTCATCTATTTATACTTGCAGAAAAAACAAGCTGA
- a CDS encoding arabinose isomerase, with translation MQPTVLKIGLFGIGLDAYWEQFEGLQQRLESYLGIVETRIAAIHGEVVNAGLVDTVDKAFAAGSLFRREEVDLIFLYVTTYALSSTVLPAVQRTKVPVIILNLAPGSHIDYTTFNAMDDRTRMTGEWLAWCSACPVPEIANVFKRTGIPFHQITGRLQEEDPCWNEIREWVQAAKVAHTMANNRLGCLGHYYSGMLDIYTDLTQQYAAFGGHMELLEVDELSALRKDVSEKEISERVALFKELFEVQADCLETELQRAARTSVALDRLVARYKLGSMAYYYKGTGNMDNEDTMSSIILGNSLLTANGVPVAGEYEIKNAQAMKIMDSFDAGGSFTEYYAMDFEDDVVLMGHDGPGHLAIAEGKTKVRPLVVYHGKVGKGLSVEMSVKHGPVTLLSVVETKEGRLLLLVAEAESVPGPILQIGNTNSRYRFPSGARNFINSWNSYGPAHHCAIGIGHIASKIEKLGKLLDVKVVLVAT, from the coding sequence ATGCAACCAACTGTTTTAAAAATTGGATTATTTGGTATCGGCCTCGATGCATACTGGGAGCAGTTCGAAGGGCTGCAGCAACGACTGGAAAGTTACCTGGGTATTGTTGAAACACGCATAGCCGCGATCCACGGGGAGGTGGTCAATGCCGGGCTGGTGGATACCGTTGATAAAGCCTTTGCAGCAGGCAGTCTTTTCCGCAGAGAGGAAGTAGATCTTATCTTTCTTTATGTAACCACCTATGCCCTTTCATCCACCGTGTTGCCGGCCGTGCAGCGGACAAAGGTGCCGGTGATCATTTTAAATCTTGCTCCGGGGTCGCATATCGACTACACGACGTTTAACGCGATGGATGACCGTACCAGGATGACCGGCGAATGGCTGGCCTGGTGTTCCGCCTGCCCGGTGCCGGAAATCGCCAATGTATTTAAACGTACCGGTATTCCCTTTCACCAGATAACAGGCAGGTTACAGGAGGAAGATCCTTGCTGGAATGAGATACGGGAATGGGTACAGGCCGCAAAAGTGGCACATACGATGGCCAATAACCGTCTCGGCTGCCTGGGACATTATTACAGCGGCATGCTGGATATCTACACCGACCTTACCCAGCAGTACGCCGCTTTTGGCGGGCATATGGAATTACTGGAAGTGGATGAGCTTTCAGCCCTGCGGAAAGACGTTTCTGAAAAAGAGATCTCGGAACGGGTTGCTTTATTCAAGGAGCTGTTTGAAGTGCAGGCAGACTGCCTTGAAACCGAATTGCAGCGTGCTGCCCGGACATCGGTAGCCCTGGACCGGTTAGTGGCCCGGTATAAGCTCGGATCCATGGCCTATTATTATAAAGGGACCGGCAATATGGATAATGAAGACACCATGAGCTCCATCATCCTGGGCAATTCCCTGCTCACGGCCAATGGAGTTCCCGTAGCAGGGGAATATGAGATCAAAAATGCCCAGGCCATGAAGATCATGGACAGCTTTGATGCGGGAGGATCTTTTACTGAATACTATGCAATGGATTTTGAAGACGACGTGGTATTAATGGGGCATGATGGTCCCGGTCACCTCGCAATCGCCGAAGGTAAAACAAAGGTCCGTCCGCTGGTGGTCTATCACGGAAAAGTAGGTAAAGGGCTTTCTGTTGAGATGAGTGTAAAACACGGCCCGGTCACCTTGCTGTCCGTGGTTGAAACAAAGGAAGGCCGGCTGCTGCTGCTGGTAGCAGAAGCGGAATCAGTGCCCGGCCCTATTTTACAGATCGGTAATACCAACAGCCGCTATCGTTTTCCTTCCGGAGCAAGAAACTTTATCAATAGCTGGAATTCCTACGGACCCGCACACCATTGCGCCATAGGTATCGGACATATTGCATCAAAAATTGAAAAGCTGGGGAAACTGCTGGATGTTAAAGTTGTGCTTGTGGCCACTTAG
- a CDS encoding glycosyl hydrolase: protein MIIKILALVFNRHQQSNSPFSIFRLAFFLLLLPAGAPAQSLMKPAPPVPFSTVSRNFSNPGKEFRTAPLWVWNTKVTTGIIDSMLQEFKANAFGGVFIHPRPGLITEYLSDEWLSLYKHAVQKAAELDMHVWIYDENSYPTGFAGGLVPDQMPESYNQGQMLQLFQSDTIPQDRNSYFICLKKEGNRFTDITAQAPQSAGKKGNYYLFRKQSYSNQAGMVGPPNYPLVDLMVKGVTEKFIDVTFTKYKKAFGDAFGKTVPGTFSDEPSIPTHGSMTTRWTPDLFSAFKEKWGYDLIPYLPALFEETGDWQKIRHNYQETLLQLFIDRWSKPMQAFTQKNKLKWTGHYWEHGWPDPGEGPDNMAMYAWHDQPGIDMLFNQFNESSPNAQFGNIRSVKELSSVANQLGKERTLCETYGGAGWDLTFKDMKRLGDWQAALGVNFMNQHLSWMSMAGARKYDYPTTFSYQNSWWPYYKPLNEYFARLSYALSRGIQKNTVLILEPTSTAWMYHSRVKSNERFFATGNRFQAFITQLEKAQAEYDLGSENIIKDHGSVDKNLFRIGNAAYTTVVVPPGMENINKQTYLLLKQFVANGGKLVLFNPLNRLDGAEMKPDGHLAGKQGVISYTALDPATMEQVFRSADFRIRMTTPVTADGSLLHHRRVISDGQLLFLSNANLAKTAAGDVEVKGNKQVLIMDLSTGSILKYPQTRQQGNTRFAFDIPPAGSALFFIADREQNIKGTYYSPQRSNEITGSAIAVQRPAENTWMIDFCDLQINGNKKKDIHVKDATQLAFQGNGFPRDPWDHQMQFKTDFVQRDTFSRGSGFTVSYHFSVDDNVATRSFRAAIEQGHLWSDIRINGQQITPGNDWWLDRSFSVLQIGPYLKPGENALSLTIDPMSIYAEIGPLFLLGDFNLAAAAKGWKIVAPQALTTGSWRQQGLPMYGHTVVYKKEYLIDAPKGRYTLQLDSLKGSLAAITVNGKNAGIIYAAPYLLDISALVKKGKNTIGVKVVGSLRNLMGPHYKSYRPGYTGPDSWNGVTEYPAGNNYILFDYGLNDIQLFRDGPH from the coding sequence ATGATCATAAAAATACTGGCCCTTGTTTTTAACAGGCATCAACAATCAAACAGCCCTTTTTCGATCTTCCGGCTTGCATTTTTCCTGCTCCTCTTACCGGCCGGCGCTCCTGCCCAATCGCTGATGAAACCGGCGCCCCCTGTCCCTTTCTCCACTGTCAGCCGCAACTTTTCCAATCCGGGGAAGGAATTCCGGACAGCACCATTATGGGTGTGGAATACGAAGGTTACCACAGGAATCATCGATTCCATGTTGCAGGAGTTCAAAGCCAATGCCTTTGGTGGTGTATTCATACATCCCCGCCCCGGTCTGATAACTGAATACCTCAGCGACGAATGGCTGTCACTGTATAAACATGCTGTTCAGAAAGCGGCCGAGCTGGACATGCATGTATGGATCTATGATGAGAATTCTTACCCGACGGGGTTCGCAGGAGGTCTTGTTCCTGACCAGATGCCGGAGTCTTACAACCAGGGGCAAATGCTCCAGTTATTTCAATCCGATACCATTCCGCAGGACAGGAACTCCTATTTTATCTGTTTAAAAAAAGAAGGAAACCGGTTTACCGATATTACGGCGCAGGCGCCGCAGTCCGCCGGCAAAAAAGGAAATTATTACCTGTTCCGCAAACAGAGCTACTCCAACCAGGCCGGTATGGTAGGGCCTCCCAATTACCCACTCGTAGACCTGATGGTAAAAGGGGTTACCGAAAAATTTATCGACGTTACCTTCACAAAATATAAAAAAGCTTTTGGTGATGCCTTTGGCAAAACGGTTCCCGGAACCTTCTCGGATGAGCCCAGCATTCCCACGCATGGCAGCATGACCACGCGTTGGACACCTGATCTTTTTTCCGCTTTCAAAGAAAAATGGGGATATGATCTTATTCCGTATCTGCCGGCACTCTTTGAAGAAACCGGCGATTGGCAGAAGATACGGCATAATTACCAGGAAACCCTGCTGCAGTTATTTATCGACCGCTGGTCGAAACCCATGCAGGCTTTTACTCAAAAAAATAAATTAAAATGGACTGGGCACTACTGGGAACACGGCTGGCCCGATCCGGGGGAAGGGCCTGATAATATGGCCATGTATGCCTGGCATGATCAGCCGGGTATTGATATGTTGTTCAACCAGTTCAATGAATCCAGTCCCAATGCACAGTTTGGGAATATCCGTTCTGTAAAAGAGCTTTCCAGCGTAGCCAACCAGCTGGGTAAGGAACGCACGCTTTGCGAAACTTATGGCGGAGCCGGGTGGGATCTCACTTTTAAAGACATGAAACGGTTGGGTGACTGGCAGGCCGCGCTGGGTGTGAATTTCATGAATCAGCATCTTTCCTGGATGAGCATGGCAGGAGCCCGTAAATATGATTATCCGACAACCTTCTCTTATCAGAATTCCTGGTGGCCTTATTACAAACCACTCAATGAATATTTTGCGCGACTTTCCTACGCACTTTCGCGCGGCATTCAAAAAAATACAGTGCTGATACTTGAACCGACCTCTACCGCCTGGATGTATCACAGCCGCGTTAAAAGCAATGAGCGTTTTTTCGCGACCGGCAACCGGTTCCAGGCCTTCATTACCCAGCTGGAAAAAGCGCAGGCCGAATATGACCTTGGTTCTGAAAACATCATCAAAGATCATGGTTCTGTTGACAAGAACCTGTTCCGGATCGGGAATGCGGCCTATACGACCGTAGTCGTTCCTCCCGGTATGGAAAATATAAATAAGCAGACCTATCTCCTGCTGAAACAATTTGTTGCCAATGGCGGAAAGCTGGTGTTGTTTAACCCGCTGAACCGCCTGGACGGAGCGGAAATGAAACCCGACGGGCATCTTGCCGGTAAGCAGGGAGTGATTTCCTATACAGCACTTGATCCCGCCACAATGGAGCAGGTGTTCCGGTCTGCAGATTTCCGCATCCGTATGACGACTCCCGTTACGGCGGACGGCAGTCTTCTGCATCACCGGCGTGTGATCAGTGATGGGCAGCTCCTGTTCTTATCCAATGCCAACCTTGCAAAAACCGCGGCAGGCGATGTGGAGGTCAAAGGCAATAAGCAGGTACTCATCATGGACCTGAGTACAGGTAGTATTTTAAAATACCCTCAAACCCGGCAACAGGGGAATACCCGTTTTGCATTTGATATCCCGCCCGCCGGCAGTGCGTTATTCTTTATTGCAGACAGGGAACAAAATATAAAAGGCACTTATTACAGTCCGCAGAGATCCAATGAGATTACCGGCAGTGCCATAGCAGTGCAGCGCCCGGCTGAAAATACCTGGATGATCGATTTTTGTGATCTGCAGATCAACGGGAACAAAAAAAAGGACATCCACGTAAAAGATGCCACCCAGCTGGCCTTCCAGGGAAATGGATTTCCCCGTGATCCCTGGGATCACCAGATGCAGTTCAAAACTGACTTTGTGCAACGGGATACTTTTTCCCGGGGCTCCGGTTTTACGGTATCCTATCATTTTTCTGTTGACGATAATGTAGCCACCCGCAGTTTCAGGGCAGCGATCGAGCAGGGGCACTTATGGAGCGACATCCGCATCAACGGTCAGCAGATAACACCAGGCAACGATTGGTGGCTCGACCGGTCGTTCTCGGTTCTGCAGATCGGCCCCTATCTCAAACCGGGCGAAAACGCCCTGTCCCTTACTATCGACCCCATGAGCATTTATGCAGAAATCGGTCCGCTCTTCCTGCTGGGGGATTTCAATCTGGCAGCAGCGGCCAAAGGATGGAAGATTGTTGCGCCACAAGCGCTTACCACCGGAAGCTGGCGGCAACAGGGATTGCCGATGTACGGGCATACGGTCGTTTATAAAAAAGAATACCTTATTGATGCACCGAAAGGCCGTTACACGCTGCAGCTCGATTCATTAAAAGGTTCGCTGGCGGCCATTACAGTAAACGGAAAGAATGCCGGTATCATATATGCCGCGCCCTACTTGCTCGACATTTCCGCATTGGTAAAAAAAGGGAAGAATACCATCGGCGTAAAAGTAGTGGGCAGTTTGCGCAACCTTATGGGGCCGCACTATAAATCCTATCGCCCGGGATATACCGGGCCCGACAGCTGGAATGGCGTTACCGAATACCCTGCAGGTAATAACTACATCCTGTTTGATTACGGGCTCAATGACATTCAATTATTCCGTGATGGACCACATTAA
- a CDS encoding glycosyl hydrolase family 39, producing MYRIFSCIACISLSLAAINGIAQEADTLEVDWNQSFMTSKTTPTLQVVENPMVRPGSPIHQQTFKALKDLGADYVRYVPWFPYPKMAVAALKPPDSQRTYWDFTYLDSTMKAIMEATDGHSVVINFSTTPAWMWKTPQPVVYPEDPYSVSWDYNQGRELRDSTGQELAGYYARLLSWYTKGGFTDERGTFHKSGHFYKIPYWEVLNEPDLEHAISPELYTKIYDRIVVELKKISPHTKFIGLSLAHVTNPAYFEYFLNRDNHRFGIVPEGISYHHYSTPSFPDQDLDGYQYAFFEKADAFMDKVRYIENIRKRLAPQVFTTINEIGSILRSPQVIKPIPAAYWNLSGAVYAYLFLQLTKTGIDVAGESQLVGYPTQFPDVSMMNWETGNPNARYWVLKMIHDHLGSGDQLMTTGFKNNRSDGIAAQAYQTAKGRRILLINTRNTTTMVRLPDVAKNQTCNTVDGRSADQPPFQTKLNSPVITMAPFAVCIVQLE from the coding sequence ATGTATCGGATCTTCTCTTGTATTGCCTGTATAAGTCTTTCTCTTGCCGCGATAAACGGCATCGCCCAGGAAGCGGACACGCTTGAAGTCGACTGGAATCAATCGTTCATGACTTCAAAGACCACGCCGACCCTGCAGGTGGTGGAAAACCCGATGGTACGGCCGGGCTCTCCCATTCATCAGCAAACATTCAAAGCCCTTAAAGATCTCGGAGCCGATTATGTCCGTTATGTGCCCTGGTTCCCTTATCCCAAAATGGCCGTTGCCGCATTAAAACCACCGGACAGTCAGCGAACATACTGGGACTTCACCTATCTCGACAGTACCATGAAAGCCATCATGGAGGCGACAGATGGGCATTCAGTGGTCATTAACTTCAGTACCACTCCTGCATGGATGTGGAAAACGCCACAGCCCGTAGTTTATCCCGAAGATCCCTACAGCGTTTCATGGGATTATAATCAGGGACGGGAGTTGCGCGACAGCACCGGGCAGGAACTGGCCGGTTATTATGCGCGGCTGCTGAGCTGGTACACAAAAGGCGGCTTCACAGATGAGCGCGGAACGTTTCATAAATCGGGACACTTCTATAAGATCCCCTACTGGGAAGTACTGAACGAACCGGACCTGGAGCATGCGATCTCACCTGAACTGTATACAAAGATCTATGACAGAATCGTTGTTGAACTGAAGAAGATCTCCCCTCATACCAAATTCATCGGACTTTCTCTTGCCCATGTCACCAACCCCGCATACTTTGAATATTTTCTGAACCGCGACAATCACCGGTTCGGCATTGTACCCGAAGGGATCTCTTATCATCATTACTCCACTCCTTCTTTTCCCGATCAGGATCTTGACGGTTATCAGTATGCTTTTTTTGAAAAAGCTGATGCCTTTATGGACAAAGTCCGTTATATCGAAAATATACGGAAAAGGCTGGCGCCGCAGGTATTTACCACCATTAATGAGATCGGCAGCATCCTGCGTTCGCCACAGGTGATCAAGCCCATCCCTGCCGCTTACTGGAATCTCTCCGGAGCGGTCTATGCCTACCTGTTCCTGCAGCTTACCAAAACCGGTATCGATGTGGCCGGGGAATCGCAGCTGGTGGGTTACCCCACACAGTTTCCGGATGTAAGCATGATGAACTGGGAAACAGGAAACCCGAACGCAAGGTATTGGGTGTTGAAAATGATCCATGATCACCTGGGGAGCGGAGACCAGCTGATGACTACAGGGTTTAAAAACAACCGATCCGATGGTATAGCGGCACAGGCTTATCAAACCGCAAAAGGCCGGCGCATCCTGTTGATCAATACCCGCAACACGACCACAATGGTGCGGCTTCCGGATGTTGCAAAAAATCAAACATGTAATACCGTTGATGGCCGGAGCGCCGACCAGCCACCCTTTCAGACAAAACTAAACAGCCCCGTAATAACAATGGCCCCCTTTGCCGTTTGTATCGTTCAGCTGGAGTAG
- a CDS encoding RagB/SusD family nutrient uptake outer membrane protein, translated as MKNEMARLFIAGLIILSVCSCRKNYLEKTDPTKINQELFYTDHTQVEQAINGCYSLLQSIGNTQWLFNEMVSDNTTFDFNPDDRGQADKIESYETWTYTAVNGNITDWYNLHYNAIYNINNTLFRMQKAELTDSLKNVDEGQLKFLRAYLYFELVQYFGDVVLITQPLAKPSEAWNYSRKPQDSIYAQIESDLKAAANGLPISYAASHLGRATKGAALTLLGKMFLTRKKYAEAVSTLNQVLALGYELVPEYADVFDPVKKNGPESVFEIQYKGGTDDNGEWSSFIYTFGPRLSKGAVTGFDQSNPSGWNIPTNDLIQAYEGNDKRKGASVGLDFKSPKTGLVVPYIKKYQHAHSVIGRTEDNWPVLRYADVLLMLAEAINEQEGPTADAYKYLNQVRQRAGLANASGLGQTAFREKVLHERRMELAFENWRWFDLKRTMTVPELTAFLNAYGAKEKANPTIPRQGIPSSASDYKFESFRALYPIPNNELIINKDLGQNPGY; from the coding sequence ATGAAAAACGAAATGGCAAGATTATTCATCGCCGGGCTGATCATTTTATCCGTTTGCTCCTGCAGGAAGAATTACCTGGAAAAAACCGATCCGACTAAAATCAATCAGGAATTATTCTACACAGATCATACGCAGGTAGAACAGGCCATCAACGGATGTTACAGCCTTTTGCAATCGATAGGCAATACGCAATGGCTGTTCAACGAAATGGTTTCAGATAATACTACTTTTGATTTCAATCCGGATGACCGCGGGCAGGCCGACAAAATTGAATCTTATGAAACCTGGACCTATACAGCGGTAAATGGCAATATCACTGACTGGTACAATTTGCATTACAACGCTATCTACAATATAAACAACACCCTGTTCCGGATGCAAAAGGCGGAGCTTACCGACTCACTGAAGAACGTGGATGAAGGGCAGCTGAAATTCCTCCGGGCCTATCTTTATTTTGAACTGGTGCAATATTTTGGCGATGTTGTCCTGATTACCCAACCCCTGGCCAAACCATCTGAGGCCTGGAATTATTCCCGTAAGCCACAAGACAGTATTTACGCACAGATCGAAAGCGACCTGAAGGCGGCCGCAAACGGGCTTCCGATAAGTTACGCCGCGTCCCATCTGGGCAGGGCAACAAAAGGCGCTGCGTTAACCCTGCTGGGAAAGATGTTTCTTACCCGTAAAAAATATGCTGAGGCCGTCAGCACCCTGAACCAGGTGCTTGCACTGGGCTATGAACTGGTACCGGAATATGCCGACGTATTTGATCCCGTTAAAAAAAATGGTCCTGAATCTGTCTTTGAGATCCAGTACAAAGGAGGCACCGACGACAACGGGGAATGGAGCAGTTTTATTTATACCTTCGGACCCCGGCTTTCGAAAGGGGCCGTAACAGGATTTGATCAAAGCAATCCCTCCGGATGGAATATTCCTACCAATGATCTCATTCAGGCATACGAAGGCAATGACAAGCGGAAGGGCGCATCTGTGGGTCTTGATTTCAAAAGCCCGAAAACGGGACTGGTAGTGCCCTATATCAAAAAATATCAGCATGCACATTCGGTAATAGGTCGTACGGAAGATAACTGGCCGGTGCTGCGTTATGCCGATGTATTGCTGATGCTGGCGGAAGCCATCAATGAGCAGGAGGGTCCGACCGCCGATGCCTACAAATACCTGAACCAGGTACGGCAGCGGGCCGGACTGGCCAATGCTTCCGGACTGGGGCAGACCGCTTTCCGGGAAAAAGTACTGCATGAACGGCGTATGGAACTGGCTTTTGAAAACTGGCGCTGGTTTGATCTGAAACGTACGATGACGGTACCGGAACTGACGGCCTTCCTGAATGCCTACGGAGCAAAGGAAAAAGCCAACCCTACGATACCCCGCCAGGGCATCCCCTCCTCCGCCAGCGACTATAAATTTGAATCCTTCAGGGCACTCTACCCCATACCCAACAATGAGCTGATCATTAATAAGGACCTTGGACAAAATCCCGGTTACTAA